In Paenibacillus dendritiformis, the DNA window GCGTACAGCAGATAAGGAGGTCATGGGACGATGGGAGACAACGGCATGACAGCGACAATGATTCAATCGGTAACGTTGGATGACGCGAACGATACGCTGGTCATTCTGGACCAGACGGTGCTGCCGAACGAGAAGGTTTTTCTCAAGCTGAAGGAATTGAAGGATATTTGGGACGCGATCTACCATCTGAAGGTGCGCGGCGCGCCGGCGATCGGCATTGCGGCAGGATACGGCCTGTATCTGGGCGTCAAGGCTTCGGTAGCTCCGACGAAGGAAGAGTTGGCCGAGGATTTCAAGCGGGTCAAGGACTATCTGGCATCCTCCCGTCCGACGGCGGTCAACCTGTTCTGGGCGCTCGATCGGATGGAGGCGCGCTTCCGGCGGGAGCAGGGCGGAAGCATCGCCGAGATCAAGGAAGCGCTGCGGCAGGAGGCGGAAGCGATCCGGGCCGAGGATGAGCAAGTCTGCGAGCAGATCGGCCGCCATGCCTTGTCGCTGCTGGAGCCGGGCTGGGGCATCCTGACGCACTGCAACGCGGGGGCGATTGCGACGGCCAAATACGGCACGGCGCTGGCGCCCATCTATTTGGGAGAGGAGCAGGGATACGGCTTCAAGGTGTATGCCGACGAGACGAGACCGCTGCTGCAGGGCGCGCGGCTGACGGCCTGGGAGCTGCAGGAAGCGGGCATCGATGTCACGCTTATCTGCGACAACATGTCCTCCATCGTGATGAAGGAAGGCAAGATTCAAGCCGTCCTGGTCGGCTGCGACCGCGTGGCCGCCAACGGGGATACCGCCAATAAGATCGGCACGTCGGCGGTGGCGATTCTGGCGAAGCATTACGGCATTCCGTTCTATGTGTGCGCGCCGTTGTCCACAGTCGACCTGCAGTGCGCGACAGGCGACGACATTCATATCGAGTTGCGTCCGGATGAGGAGATTACGAGCAAGTGGTATGAAAAGCCGATGGCGCCGGCAGGAGTCAACGTCTATAACCCGTGCTTCGATGTGACGGATCACGAGCATATTACGGCGATCATTACGCAGCACGGCATCGCATACCCGCCGTTCGCCGACAGTCTGCCTGCCATGTTCGCGAAGCAAGCATCGGGCAACTAAAACGGAAACGCTCGCATAGAGACTGTACAGATCGAAAAATGGCGGCGCGCAAAGCGGCGGAAGTTGGATGAAGCAGTGAAATGCTGCGTGGATGCAGCAATTTCTGCTCTTTAAGCCGCTATTTGATGAAAGTCCTGCAAAAATCAGGCTGTTGAGAAAGTCCAAGGAATTTTTTTGCACTTCATTTTTTATGTGGTGGATCTTGCCTCAGTAAAAAATCGGTTTAAAACGCTATGGGTGCCAAGTTTTGAGTAGGAAAATGGACAATCTCCACCCCTTCGTAAAAACAGGGGTTTTCCAACGGCCAGAAAACGGCACCATTTCCCACAGACACGTCTATCCAGTAGGCGAAATCCGCAAAACTGTACGATTTCTCCAGATACGCCTATTCGGTCAGCGAAATGCTGCGTAATTACAGCAATTCGATATGGACGACTTTACCAGAAAGGGAATCCTGCAAAACTGCAGGAATTTCACCCGTTTCGCATCGGCTTGAAGCAAAAGGGCCTAAAATGATGTAGATTTGCAGCAATTCCTTGGGATGTGGATTCATTGAGCCGAAATTCCTGTAAAATAGCAGCAATTCCTTCGACATGTTCCAGCCGCAGGAGGAGCAATGCTTCCAGGAGGCAATGATGCCAAGTTTTGAGTAGGAAAATGGACATCTCCACCCCTTCGTAAAGAACAGGGGTTGTCCAACAGCCTGAAAAATACATGATGTTCACCGATTTTTGTCTTTTCTCGATTGGATCGTCAGAAATTGATGCCGTTTTGCAGGATTCCCAGTAACGGAGTACACGTCAAAAAGAAAAGGTGTATTTGTGAGTTTTTCGGGAAGTCGAGTTTTTGAGAAGCAGGGGGCTGTCTCACTGTAGTGAAATACTACTTGTGGGACGCCCCCTTCTTCTCTGCGTTGGATTCTGTTGGACTCAACGGCATCGCCGCCTGGGCTTCCTTATACACATTCATGCAGCGAGATATTGCGCGAATCGAGGAACTCGTGCCAATCCTCTCCCAGCTGCTTGTCGGTGACGAGCGTATGGATGCGATCAAGCGGACAAATGCTGGCGAAGGAGGTGCGGTCGAACTTCGTGAAGTCCGCGACGAGATAGACCTTGTTCGCGCGCTCGACCGCGAGCCGGCGCACCTCCGCCTGCTGCTCGTTCGAATCGGTGATGCCGTGCTGCATGCTGACGGAGCGGCATGAGATGAAGGCGAGGTCGAAGAAATAGCTGTTCATATTCAGTTCGGCGTTCCGCCCGAGCGCGGACATGGAGCTCGAAGAGATGCCTCCCCCAATCATGACGAGATGGACATTGCCGTGATCGAGCAGGGCGTTAGCGATTTTGAGCGAATTGGTCACGACCGTGATGCGCTTATTCTCCAACTGCTGCGCGATATAGAGCGACGTCGTCGACGCATCCAAGAAGATGGAGTCGCCGTTGGCGATGAATTCCGCGCACCGCTCGGCCATGCGCTTCTTGCCGTCGACGTGGATATGCTCCCGCAGGTTGACATTCACGTCGTTCTGCACCCCGTCCGGAACATAGGCTCCCCCGTACGTGCGTATCAGAACGCCCTCGTCCTCCAGCTGCTTCAAGTCGCGGCGGATCGTTTCTTCCGTGACGTTGAACAGGGAAGTGAGCGCGGCGACGGTCACGCTCTTCTGCTCCATGATGATTTCTTTGATTTTGGCTTTTCTGGCTACTGGTAACATGATCTATTCGCTCCTAAAAACAGACATTTTATTGTTTTCCATTAAGTATAACATACTTTCCTCCTGATAAAAGTGCTGTGTTTTATGGGGTGGTTCTCGTTTTCGTGCCGATAAGGACCTGATTCAAGCTAAAAATAGAATAAAAAGTAGAAGAATGATGAATTTTGTGTCCAGAAAACAAACATAAAACAATAAGAGTCAAAATAAAACATTGACAAACAACGTATGAAGTAGGAAAATAAATGACATAAAGGATGTGTTCAAAAGCGAACTTTTTGAACAAACCTCAATCAGGCATGCGCTTTCAGGGAATCTACAGGAGGTGACATCGTGCTAACCCAAGCAACACCCTACTATTCTGATTTTGAAGCGAAGAAAATGATCTGTGAAATCGGCCGAAGAATGTACCTCAAAAATTTCGTGGCTGCCAACGACGGGAACATTACGGTAAAAACCGGTCCCAACACGATCTGGGCCACGCCGACAGGAGTAAGCAAAGGGTTCATGACCCCCGACATGCTCGTCAAGCTGGACTTGGACGGGAAGGTGCTGGCCGGCAGCCGGAAGCCGTCTTCCGAGATTAAGATGCATTTGCGGGTCTATGCGGAGAATCCGGACGTGCGCGCGGTCACGCATGCGCATCCGCCGGTGGCGACCTCGTTCGCCATCGCGGGCATCGATCTCGATCAGGCCGTATCCCCGGAGGCGGTCGTCATTCTGGGAACGGTCCCGGTCGCGCCGTATGCGACGCCGGGGACGCAGGAGGTGCCGG includes these proteins:
- a CDS encoding DeoR/GlpR family DNA-binding transcription regulator, with product MLPVARKAKIKEIIMEQKSVTVAALTSLFNVTEETIRRDLKQLEDEGVLIRTYGGAYVPDGVQNDVNVNLREHIHVDGKKRMAERCAEFIANGDSIFLDASTTSLYIAQQLENKRITVVTNSLKIANALLDHGNVHLVMIGGGISSSSMSALGRNAELNMNSYFFDLAFISCRSVSMQHGITDSNEQQAEVRRLAVERANKVYLVADFTKFDRTSFASICPLDRIHTLVTDKQLGEDWHEFLDSRNISLHECV
- the mtnA gene encoding S-methyl-5-thioribose-1-phosphate isomerase, which codes for MTATMIQSVTLDDANDTLVILDQTVLPNEKVFLKLKELKDIWDAIYHLKVRGAPAIGIAAGYGLYLGVKASVAPTKEELAEDFKRVKDYLASSRPTAVNLFWALDRMEARFRREQGGSIAEIKEALRQEAEAIRAEDEQVCEQIGRHALSLLEPGWGILTHCNAGAIATAKYGTALAPIYLGEEQGYGFKVYADETRPLLQGARLTAWELQEAGIDVTLICDNMSSIVMKEGKIQAVLVGCDRVAANGDTANKIGTSAVAILAKHYGIPFYVCAPLSTVDLQCATGDDIHIELRPDEEITSKWYEKPMAPAGVNVYNPCFDVTDHEHITAIITQHGIAYPPFADSLPAMFAKQASGN
- a CDS encoding class II aldolase/adducin family protein; translated protein: MICEIGRRMYLKNFVAANDGNITVKTGPNTIWATPTGVSKGFMTPDMLVKLDLDGKVLAGSRKPSSEIKMHLRVYAENPDVRAVTHAHPPVATSFAIAGIDLDQAVSPEAVVILGTVPVAPYATPGTQEVPDSIAPFCKDYNAVLLANHGALTWGKDIIEAYYRLESLEHYALMLMYSGKIIEQANELNCRQVSDLIEIRKKMGIHSGGMPACKPEGAVKPSRAEAQAMSEADKEDIISQIVARVTEQVLQKLQ